From Xyrauchen texanus isolate HMW12.3.18 chromosome 36, RBS_HiC_50CHRs, whole genome shotgun sequence, one genomic window encodes:
- the LOC127630058 gene encoding autism susceptibility gene 2 protein homolog isoform X1, which produces MFSPTTAMPPPPPLLAGSPLPVSGAPSTGPYKEHDLLRQELNSRFLASQTVDQGGALAPPAYLRTEFHQHQHTHQHTHQHTFTPFPHSITPNPAAPLVRTPARQFDKYPAKVDTFQRHSLVLSYPSVMTGIPPMVPPAGPFSSLQGAFQPKSSNALDEVVRQGSMPHQHIQKDSRPLDPMCPKPKKPGKWCAMHVHIAWQVYHHQQKIKKQMQIEPHKLEFGFKPEFLNRSSGSSFMGLIQQPHDLPRPSTMLSNAGHTHPTVSPYGHLPHTPNNLHSLGPHHESLNKSLSFGGLSTLNTSAFGGLGNPGLTPNASHGIKDGKTVPTPSGPQELWNRLHQTPSSFPTPPLCPRTSEPERAPSVPDRATNKRDSIHNKDDQEREPKESNGRHLSPIRNSALDNKHSTESFKGPSPDGPRDEDGAREKMQAQEHPQQTSETDEQRHKEIQSDKREKALKSEHQPTEDKPAGKESLSPKQQREHLKRPSSDIQTWEPVEKKCRVDYEPQGKSSKVRIKEEKRDDQDRDVTTPQKSVEKNWQGPRMPCMNPSPLSTLSMPIGFPSGHPSLDRTRLVSPFLGMGPLPGTERLPYSPQHWESMRNMYRGLELPRRDSLGKDLLMRTDPLQRAMMGHPAYTRDPFLQSMALEQSRQLEERQRLAILREESERSRLLVMHRTALNHHLPPTGLLTSAYHSTGLPHAPHYGPFSRTHPGAYVHAQPHPHFPVLAARPGSPRRMTPLTDRPASHPHRDNEAW; this is translated from the exons ATGTTTTCCCCGACAACAGCCATGCCTCCACCTCCACCACTCTTAGCAGGAAGTCCACTGCCTGTGTCTGGCGCACCATCGACGGGTCCCTACAAAG AGCATGACCTGCTGCGACAAGAGTTAAATTCTCGGTTCCTGGCCTCCCAGACGGTCGATCAAGGAGGCGCACTGGCCCCTCCAGCCTACCTGCGCACTGAGTTCCACCAGCACcagcacacacaccaacacactcaTCAGCATACCTTCACACCCTTCCCTCATTCCATCACGCCCAACCCAGCAGCACCACTGGTGCGTACCCCTGCCAGACAA tttgaCAAATACCCAGCTAAAGTGGACACCTTTCAAAGACACAGT TTGGTCCTGTCCTATCCATCAGTAATGACTGGAATACCTCCTATGGTTCCACCTGCTGGACCATTCAGCTCTCTCCAGGGAGCTTTTCAACCAAAG TCTTCCAACGCATTAGATGAGGTAGTAAGACAAGGATCAATGCCACACCAGCATATACAGAAGGATTCCAGA CCTCTGGATCCCATGTGTCCTAAACCAAAG AAACCTGGGAAGTGGTGTGCAATGCATGTCCACATTGCATGGCAGGTTTACCATCATCAGCAAAAAATTAAG AAACAGATGCAGATTGAGCCACATAAACTAGAATTTGGGTTTAAGCCTGAGTTTCTGAATCGATCATCTGGTTCGAGCTTCATGGGTTTGATACAGCAGCCACATGACTTACCCCGCCCCTCCACCATGCTGTCCAATGCAG GCCACACACATCCTACAGTTTCACCCTATGGACATTTACCACACACCCCCAACAACCTCCACAGTCTAGGCCCTCATCATG AATCTCTTAATAAGTCACTGTCCTTTGGAGGTCTAAGTACACTGAATACATCTGCTTTTGGAGGACTAGGAAACCCAGGACTAA CACCGAATGCATCACATGGCATTAAAGATGGTAAAACAGTGCCAACACCAAGTGGGCCACAGGAGCTCTGGAACAGACTGCACCAGACCCCCTCATCCTTTCCTACACCCCCTCTGTGTCCAAGGACATCTGAACCTGAGAGAGCTCCATCTGTACCAGACAGAGCAACAAATAAGAGAGACTCCATACACAACAAAGATGACCAGGAAAG GGAACCAAAAGAGTCAAATGGGAGGCATTTGTCCCCCATCAGAAACAGTGCACTGGACAACAAACACTCAACAGAGTCCTTTAAAGGCCCTTCACCAGATGGGCCAAGGGATGAGGATGGAGCTAGAGAGAAAATGCAAGCTCAAGAGCATCCGCAACAGACCTCAGAAACTGATGAACAGAGGCACAAAGAAATCCAAAGTGACAAAAGAGAGAAGGCCCTGAAGAGTGAGCACCAGCCCACGGAAGACAAACCTGCAGGAAAGGAGAGTTTATCGCCAAAACAACAAAGAGAACATCTTAAGCGGCCCAGTAGTGATATTCAGACCTGGGAGCCTGTTGAAAAGAAGTGCAGAGTTGATTATGAACCTCAAGGAAAGAGCAGCAAGGTGAGGATCAAGGAGGAGAAGAGAGATGACCAGGACAGGGATGTTACAACCCCTCAGAAGAGTGTGGAAAAAAACTGGCAGGGTCCCAGAATGCCTTGTATGAACCCTTCACCTCTCTCAACTCTTTCTATGCCAATTGGATTTCCCAGTGGACACCCCAGTCTTGACAGGACTCGACTGGTCTCACCTTTCCTGGGAATGGGTCCTTTGCCTGGAACCGAGAGGCTGCCTTACTCCCCACAACATTGGGAGTCTATGCGGAACATGTACAGGGGACTAGAACTCCCTCGGAGAGACTCCTTGGGCAAGGATCTCTTAATGAGAACTGACCCACTGCAACGTGCCATGATGGGCCACCCTGCTTACACACGGGACCCATTCCTGCAGTCAATGGCCCTGGAGCAGAGTCGTCAATTGGAGGAACGACAGCGTCTGGCCATCCTGAGGGAGGAGAGCGAGAGGAGTCGCCTTCTGGTCATGCATCGTACTGCACTGAATCATCACCTGCCTCCGACAGGGCTTCTCACGTCGGCTTACCACAGCACAGGGCTCCCGCATGCCCCACATTATGGTCCTTTCAGTAGGACTCATCCTGGAGCCTATGTGCACGCCCAACCACACCCACATTTCCCAGTGCTGGCTGCACGGCCAGGGTCTCCGAGAAGAATGACCCCTCTTACAGACAGACCTGCGTCCCACCCACACAGAGACAATGAGGCTTGGTGA
- the LOC127630058 gene encoding autism susceptibility gene 2 protein homolog isoform X2 produces MFSPTTAMPPPPPLLAGSPLPVSGAPSTGPYKEHDLLRQELNSRFLASQTVDQGGALAPPAYLRTEFHQHQHTHQHTHQHTFTPFPHSITPNPAAPLFDKYPAKVDTFQRHSLVLSYPSVMTGIPPMVPPAGPFSSLQGAFQPKSSNALDEVVRQGSMPHQHIQKDSRPLDPMCPKPKKPGKWCAMHVHIAWQVYHHQQKIKKQMQIEPHKLEFGFKPEFLNRSSGSSFMGLIQQPHDLPRPSTMLSNAGHTHPTVSPYGHLPHTPNNLHSLGPHHESLNKSLSFGGLSTLNTSAFGGLGNPGLTPNASHGIKDGKTVPTPSGPQELWNRLHQTPSSFPTPPLCPRTSEPERAPSVPDRATNKRDSIHNKDDQEREPKESNGRHLSPIRNSALDNKHSTESFKGPSPDGPRDEDGAREKMQAQEHPQQTSETDEQRHKEIQSDKREKALKSEHQPTEDKPAGKESLSPKQQREHLKRPSSDIQTWEPVEKKCRVDYEPQGKSSKVRIKEEKRDDQDRDVTTPQKSVEKNWQGPRMPCMNPSPLSTLSMPIGFPSGHPSLDRTRLVSPFLGMGPLPGTERLPYSPQHWESMRNMYRGLELPRRDSLGKDLLMRTDPLQRAMMGHPAYTRDPFLQSMALEQSRQLEERQRLAILREESERSRLLVMHRTALNHHLPPTGLLTSAYHSTGLPHAPHYGPFSRTHPGAYVHAQPHPHFPVLAARPGSPRRMTPLTDRPASHPHRDNEAW; encoded by the exons ATGTTTTCCCCGACAACAGCCATGCCTCCACCTCCACCACTCTTAGCAGGAAGTCCACTGCCTGTGTCTGGCGCACCATCGACGGGTCCCTACAAAG AGCATGACCTGCTGCGACAAGAGTTAAATTCTCGGTTCCTGGCCTCCCAGACGGTCGATCAAGGAGGCGCACTGGCCCCTCCAGCCTACCTGCGCACTGAGTTCCACCAGCACcagcacacacaccaacacactcaTCAGCATACCTTCACACCCTTCCCTCATTCCATCACGCCCAACCCAGCAGCACCACTG tttgaCAAATACCCAGCTAAAGTGGACACCTTTCAAAGACACAGT TTGGTCCTGTCCTATCCATCAGTAATGACTGGAATACCTCCTATGGTTCCACCTGCTGGACCATTCAGCTCTCTCCAGGGAGCTTTTCAACCAAAG TCTTCCAACGCATTAGATGAGGTAGTAAGACAAGGATCAATGCCACACCAGCATATACAGAAGGATTCCAGA CCTCTGGATCCCATGTGTCCTAAACCAAAG AAACCTGGGAAGTGGTGTGCAATGCATGTCCACATTGCATGGCAGGTTTACCATCATCAGCAAAAAATTAAG AAACAGATGCAGATTGAGCCACATAAACTAGAATTTGGGTTTAAGCCTGAGTTTCTGAATCGATCATCTGGTTCGAGCTTCATGGGTTTGATACAGCAGCCACATGACTTACCCCGCCCCTCCACCATGCTGTCCAATGCAG GCCACACACATCCTACAGTTTCACCCTATGGACATTTACCACACACCCCCAACAACCTCCACAGTCTAGGCCCTCATCATG AATCTCTTAATAAGTCACTGTCCTTTGGAGGTCTAAGTACACTGAATACATCTGCTTTTGGAGGACTAGGAAACCCAGGACTAA CACCGAATGCATCACATGGCATTAAAGATGGTAAAACAGTGCCAACACCAAGTGGGCCACAGGAGCTCTGGAACAGACTGCACCAGACCCCCTCATCCTTTCCTACACCCCCTCTGTGTCCAAGGACATCTGAACCTGAGAGAGCTCCATCTGTACCAGACAGAGCAACAAATAAGAGAGACTCCATACACAACAAAGATGACCAGGAAAG GGAACCAAAAGAGTCAAATGGGAGGCATTTGTCCCCCATCAGAAACAGTGCACTGGACAACAAACACTCAACAGAGTCCTTTAAAGGCCCTTCACCAGATGGGCCAAGGGATGAGGATGGAGCTAGAGAGAAAATGCAAGCTCAAGAGCATCCGCAACAGACCTCAGAAACTGATGAACAGAGGCACAAAGAAATCCAAAGTGACAAAAGAGAGAAGGCCCTGAAGAGTGAGCACCAGCCCACGGAAGACAAACCTGCAGGAAAGGAGAGTTTATCGCCAAAACAACAAAGAGAACATCTTAAGCGGCCCAGTAGTGATATTCAGACCTGGGAGCCTGTTGAAAAGAAGTGCAGAGTTGATTATGAACCTCAAGGAAAGAGCAGCAAGGTGAGGATCAAGGAGGAGAAGAGAGATGACCAGGACAGGGATGTTACAACCCCTCAGAAGAGTGTGGAAAAAAACTGGCAGGGTCCCAGAATGCCTTGTATGAACCCTTCACCTCTCTCAACTCTTTCTATGCCAATTGGATTTCCCAGTGGACACCCCAGTCTTGACAGGACTCGACTGGTCTCACCTTTCCTGGGAATGGGTCCTTTGCCTGGAACCGAGAGGCTGCCTTACTCCCCACAACATTGGGAGTCTATGCGGAACATGTACAGGGGACTAGAACTCCCTCGGAGAGACTCCTTGGGCAAGGATCTCTTAATGAGAACTGACCCACTGCAACGTGCCATGATGGGCCACCCTGCTTACACACGGGACCCATTCCTGCAGTCAATGGCCCTGGAGCAGAGTCGTCAATTGGAGGAACGACAGCGTCTGGCCATCCTGAGGGAGGAGAGCGAGAGGAGTCGCCTTCTGGTCATGCATCGTACTGCACTGAATCATCACCTGCCTCCGACAGGGCTTCTCACGTCGGCTTACCACAGCACAGGGCTCCCGCATGCCCCACATTATGGTCCTTTCAGTAGGACTCATCCTGGAGCCTATGTGCACGCCCAACCACACCCACATTTCCCAGTGCTGGCTGCACGGCCAGGGTCTCCGAGAAGAATGACCCCTCTTACAGACAGACCTGCGTCCCACCCACACAGAGACAATGAGGCTTGGTGA
- the LOC127630122 gene encoding microtubule-associated protein 6 homolog, translating to MAWPCISRACCINRFWTELDKGDIAVPLVFTNYSDVAEVQHLHPQPKTLISQKPPVTTESQPAHQEASPKAALAASQDGSSASVTREDFKAWSVRPERSCKPRNEYQPSKTPFNNQTQYQKDYKPWPIPKRGDHPWIPKPTPTSAASVKAESKFSKQEQATSDVETGMEKCEIEEKLHEKESKEPRKKLDKKEKVPEAVKEEQGPTDVVVEGKTRSAADALNRQIKQVKSGSSYRTEFKAYTDVKPVKPIKAKSQYKILVEEKTNLETSYSATYKGEQVKPQAADNKLMDRRRIRSLYSEPSKESSKVERHNVSLSKPKKTTSHSKTVKKEKKKQIAGSQTAKKKTSVSSQEPNPEGGVTKKSKEMINRLAESKD from the exons ATGGCATGGCCCTGTATCAGCAGGGCTTGCTGCATCAACCGTTTCTGGACTGAGCTGGACAAAGGTGACATTGCAGTGCCTTTGGTTTTCACCAATTATTCAGATGTGGCCGAGGTGCAACATCTGCACCCGCAGCCAAAAACGTTAATTTCACAGAAGCCACCGGTCACAACAGAAAGCCAGCCTGCCCATCAGGAGGCTTCGCCCAAAGCCGCATTAGCAGCATCTCAAGATGGATCAAGCGCTTCTGTGACGCGAGAGGATTTCAAAGCTTGGAGTGTGCGTCCTGAGAGAAGCTGTAAACCCAGAAACGAGTATCAGCCATCCAAGACCCCTTTCAACAATCAAACTCAGTATCAGAAAGATTATAAACCGTGGCCCATTCCGAAAAGGGGAGACCATCCATGGATTCCCAAACCCACCCCCACTTCTGCTGCATCCGTTAAAGCTGAGAGCAAGTTCTCAAAACAAGAGCAGGCCACTTCTGACGTTGAAACTGGAATGGAGAAATGTGAAATCGAAGAGAAGCTGCATGAAAAAGAGAGTAAAGAACCGAGAAAGAAGTTAGATAAGAAAGAAAAGGTCCCAGAGGCTGTCAAAGAGGAGCAAGGGCCAACAGATGTTGTAGTGGAAGGAAAGACGAGGTCGGCAGCAGATGCACTGAACAGGCAGATCAAGCAAGTCAAATCTGGAAGCTCATATAG GACAGAGTTTAAGGCTTACACAGATGTCAAACCTGTGAAACCCATCAAAGCAAAATCTCAGTACAAAATCCTAGTAGAGGAAAAGACCAACCTGGAGACCAGTTACAGTGCCACCTATAAAGGAGAGCAGGTCAAACCTCAGGCCGCAGATAACAAGCTAATGGATCGCCGTCGGATACGAAGCCTGTATAGTGAACCTAGCAAAGAATCCAGCAAG GTGGAGAGGCATAATGTATCACTTTCAAAGCCAAAAAAGACAACAAGCCATAgcaaaacagtaaaaaaagaaaaaaagaagcaaatcGCAGGGAGTCAAACTGCCAAGAAGAAAACCTCAGTGAGCAGCCAGGAGCCAAATCCAGAGGGAGGGGTCACCAAGAAAAGCAAAGAAATGATCAACAGACTAGCTGAGTCAAAAGATTAA